A single region of the Pseudomonas solani genome encodes:
- the mutS gene encoding DNA mismatch repair protein MutS, translated as MAKDTQDLSDHTPMMQQYWRLKNQHPDQLMFYRMGDFYEIFYEDAKKAAKLLDITLTARGQSAGKSIPMAGIPFHSVEGYLAKLVKLGESVVICEQIGDPATSKGPVERQVVRIITPGTISDEALLDERRDNLIGAVLGDERLFGLAVLDITSGRFSVQEIKGWENLLAELERMNPAELLIPDDWPQGLPAEKRRGVRRRAPWDFDRDSARKSLCQQFGVQDLKGFGCENLTLAIGAAGCLLGYAKETQRTALPHLRSLRHDRLDDTVILDGASRRNLELDINLAGGRDNTLQSVVDRCQTAMGSRLLSRWLNRPLRDRAVLEARQDSISCLLERFRFEGLQPQLKEIGDVERVLARIGLRNARPRDLARLRDALAALPELQQAMTGLEAPHLGVLATNIRTYPELAELLARAIIETPPAVIRDGGVIKTGYDAELDELQALSENAGQYLMDLEAREKARTGLPNLKVGYNRIHGYFIELPRVQAEQAPADYIRRQTLKGAERFITPELKAFEDKALSAKSRALAREKMLYEELLEQLIEQLAPLQDTAAALAELDVLSNLAERALNLDLNRPRFVEEPCMRIVQGRHPVVEQVLDTPFVANDLSLDDTTRMLIITGPNMGGKSTYMRQTALIVLLAHIGSFVPAASCELSPVDRIFTRIGSSDDLAGGRSTFMVEMSETANILHNATDSSLVLMDEVGRGTSTFDGLSLAWAAAEHLARLRAYTLFATHYFELTVLPESEPVVANVHLNATEHNERIVFLHHVLPGPASQSYGLAVAQLAGVPADVIQRARQHLARLETTSLPHEAPKAAPGQPVPPMQSDMFASLPHPVLDELAKLQPDDLTPRRALELLYTLKARI; from the coding sequence ATGGCCAAAGATACCCAGGACCTCTCCGACCACACCCCGATGATGCAGCAGTATTGGCGGCTGAAGAACCAGCACCCGGACCAGCTGATGTTCTATCGCATGGGTGACTTCTACGAGATCTTCTACGAAGACGCCAAGAAGGCGGCCAAGCTTCTCGACATCACCCTCACCGCCCGTGGCCAGTCCGCCGGCAAGTCGATCCCCATGGCGGGCATTCCCTTCCATTCGGTGGAAGGCTACCTCGCCAAACTGGTGAAGCTGGGCGAGTCGGTGGTCATCTGCGAGCAGATCGGCGACCCGGCCACCAGCAAGGGCCCGGTCGAACGCCAGGTGGTGCGCATCATCACTCCCGGCACCATCAGCGATGAGGCACTGCTGGATGAGCGCCGCGACAACCTGATCGGTGCGGTACTGGGCGACGAACGCCTGTTCGGCCTCGCCGTGCTCGACATCACCAGCGGCCGCTTCAGCGTGCAGGAGATCAAGGGCTGGGAAAACCTGCTGGCCGAACTCGAGCGCATGAACCCTGCCGAACTGTTGATCCCGGACGATTGGCCCCAAGGCCTACCAGCGGAGAAACGCCGTGGCGTGCGCCGTCGCGCGCCCTGGGACTTCGACCGGGATTCCGCACGCAAAAGCCTGTGCCAGCAGTTCGGCGTGCAGGACCTCAAGGGCTTCGGCTGTGAGAACCTGACCCTGGCCATCGGCGCCGCCGGCTGCCTGCTGGGCTACGCCAAGGAAACCCAGCGCACCGCCCTGCCCCACCTGCGCAGCCTGCGCCATGATCGCCTGGATGACACGGTGATCCTCGACGGTGCCAGCCGCCGCAACCTGGAGCTGGACATCAACCTCGCCGGCGGGCGCGACAACACCCTGCAATCGGTGGTCGACCGCTGCCAGACCGCCATGGGCAGCCGCCTGCTGAGCCGCTGGCTGAACCGCCCGCTGCGCGACCGCGCCGTACTGGAAGCACGCCAGGACTCCATCAGTTGCCTGCTGGAGCGCTTCCGCTTCGAAGGCCTGCAACCCCAACTGAAGGAAATCGGCGACGTCGAGCGCGTCCTCGCCCGTATCGGCCTGCGTAACGCCCGCCCTCGCGACCTGGCCCGCCTTCGCGACGCCCTGGCCGCCCTGCCGGAGCTGCAGCAGGCCATGACCGGCCTGGAAGCACCGCACCTTGGCGTCCTGGCCACCAACATCCGCACCTACCCGGAACTGGCGGAGCTGCTGGCCCGCGCCATCATCGAAACACCGCCCGCGGTGATCCGTGACGGTGGCGTGATCAAGACCGGCTACGACGCGGAACTGGACGAGCTGCAAGCCCTGAGCGAGAACGCCGGCCAATACCTGATGGATCTGGAGGCCCGCGAGAAGGCGCGCACCGGCCTGCCCAACCTCAAGGTCGGCTACAACCGCATCCACGGCTACTTCATCGAACTGCCCCGCGTGCAGGCCGAGCAGGCTCCCGCCGACTACATCCGCCGCCAGACCCTCAAGGGTGCCGAACGCTTCATCACCCCCGAGCTCAAGGCATTCGAGGACAAGGCGCTATCGGCCAAGAGTCGCGCCCTGGCCCGTGAAAAGATGCTCTACGAGGAACTGCTGGAGCAGCTGATCGAACAGCTGGCGCCGCTGCAGGACACCGCTGCCGCTCTGGCCGAGCTGGACGTGCTGAGCAACCTGGCCGAGCGCGCGCTGAACCTCGACCTGAATCGCCCCCGCTTCGTCGAAGAGCCCTGCATGCGCATCGTGCAAGGCCGCCATCCGGTGGTGGAACAGGTACTGGATACCCCCTTCGTGGCCAACGACCTGTCGCTGGACGACACCACGCGCATGCTGATCATCACCGGCCCGAACATGGGCGGTAAATCGACCTACATGCGCCAGACCGCCCTCATCGTCCTGCTGGCCCATATCGGCAGCTTCGTGCCGGCAGCCAGTTGCGAACTGTCGCCGGTGGACCGCATCTTCACCCGCATCGGCTCCAGCGACGATCTCGCCGGCGGCCGCTCCACCTTCATGGTGGAGATGAGCGAGACCGCCAACATCCTGCACAACGCCACCGACAGCAGCCTGGTGCTGATGGACGAAGTGGGCCGTGGCACCAGCACCTTCGACGGTCTGTCCCTGGCCTGGGCCGCCGCCGAGCACCTGGCGCGCCTGCGCGCCTACACGCTGTTCGCCACCCACTATTTCGAGCTGACCGTGCTGCCGGAAAGCGAGCCGGTGGTAGCCAACGTCCACCTCAATGCTACCGAGCACAACGAGCGCATCGTCTTCCTGCACCACGTGCTGCCTGGCCCTGCCAGCCAGAGCTATGGCCTGGCGGTGGCTCAGCTTGCGGGCGTTCCAGCCGACGTGATCCAGCGTGCCCGCCAGCATCTGGCGCGCCTGGAGACCACCAGCCTGCCCCACGAAGCGCCGAAAGCAGCACCTGGGCAACCCGTACCGCCGATGCAGAGCGACATGTTCGCGAGCCTCCCGCACCCGGTACTGGACGAGCTGGCGAAGCTGCAACCAGACGACCTGACCCCACGCCGCGCGTTGGAGTTGTTATATACATTGAAGGCTCGAATCTAA
- a CDS encoding S-(hydroxymethyl)glutathione dehydrogenase/class III alcohol dehydrogenase, whose translation MIKSRAAVAFEAGKPLQIVEVDVAPPKAGEVLVRIVATGVCHTDAYTLSGADSEGAFPCILGHEGGGIVEAVGEGVTSLAVGDHVIPLYTAECRECKFCKSGKTNLCQKVRATQGKGLMPDGTSRFSYNGQPIYHYMGTSTFSEYTVVPEISLAKIPKEAPLEKVCLLGCGVTTGIGAVLNTAKVEEGATVAIFGLGGIGLAAIIGAKMAKASRIIAIDINPAKFDVARELGATDFINPKDHDKPIQDVVVELTDGGVDYSFECVGNVQLMRAALECAHKGWGESVIIGVAGAGQEISTRPFQLVTGRVWRGSAFGGVKGRTELPSYVEKAEKGEIPLDTFITHTMGLDRINEAFDLMHEGKSIRTVIHY comes from the coding sequence ATGATCAAGTCGCGCGCCGCCGTTGCCTTCGAGGCCGGCAAACCCCTGCAGATCGTTGAAGTGGACGTCGCTCCGCCGAAAGCCGGCGAAGTGCTGGTGCGCATCGTTGCCACCGGCGTCTGCCACACCGACGCCTACACCCTCTCCGGTGCGGATTCCGAAGGCGCGTTCCCCTGCATCCTCGGCCACGAAGGTGGCGGCATCGTCGAGGCGGTGGGTGAGGGCGTGACCTCCCTGGCTGTGGGCGACCACGTGATCCCGCTCTATACGGCCGAATGCCGCGAGTGCAAGTTCTGCAAATCGGGCAAGACCAACCTGTGCCAGAAGGTGCGCGCCACCCAGGGCAAGGGCCTGATGCCCGACGGCACCAGCCGTTTCTCCTACAACGGCCAGCCGATCTACCACTACATGGGCACCTCGACCTTCTCCGAGTACACCGTGGTGCCGGAAATTTCCCTGGCGAAGATTCCCAAGGAAGCGCCGCTGGAGAAGGTCTGCCTGCTGGGTTGCGGCGTGACCACCGGCATCGGCGCGGTGCTCAACACCGCCAAGGTGGAGGAGGGCGCCACCGTGGCCATCTTCGGCCTGGGTGGCATCGGCCTGGCGGCGATCATCGGCGCCAAGATGGCCAAGGCCTCGCGCATCATTGCCATCGACATCAACCCGGCCAAGTTCGATGTGGCCCGTGAGCTGGGCGCGACCGACTTCATCAACCCGAAGGACCACGACAAGCCGATCCAGGACGTGGTGGTCGAGCTGACCGACGGCGGCGTCGACTATTCGTTCGAGTGCGTCGGCAACGTGCAACTGATGCGCGCCGCCCTCGAGTGCGCCCACAAGGGCTGGGGCGAGTCGGTGATCATCGGTGTCGCCGGTGCCGGCCAGGAGATCAGCACCCGTCCGTTCCAACTGGTGACCGGTCGCGTCTGGCGCGGTTCGGCCTTCGGCGGCGTGAAAGGCCGCACCGAGCTGCCGAGCTATGTGGAAAAGGCCGAGAAGGGCGAGATCCCGCTGGATACCTTCATCACCCACACCATGGGGCTGGACCGCATCAACGAAGCCTTCGACCTGATGCATGAAGGCAAGAGCATCCGCACCGTCATTCATTACTGA
- the ispF gene encoding 2-C-methyl-D-erythritol 2,4-cyclodiphosphate synthase: MRIGHGYDVHRFGEGDFITLGGVRIPHTFGLIAHSDGDVLLHALSDALLGAAALGDIGKHFPDTDPQFKGADSRALLRHVLVQVRNKGWKVGNVDATIVAQAPKMAPHIETMRALIAEDLGVELDQVNVKATTTEKLGFTGREEGIAVHAVALLLKA; encoded by the coding sequence ATGCGAATTGGCCACGGTTACGACGTGCATCGCTTTGGCGAAGGGGATTTCATCACCCTGGGCGGCGTGCGCATCCCTCACACGTTCGGGCTCATCGCCCATTCCGACGGCGACGTGCTGCTGCACGCACTCTCCGACGCGCTGCTGGGCGCGGCGGCGCTGGGTGATATCGGCAAGCACTTCCCGGACACCGACCCACAGTTCAAGGGCGCCGACAGCCGCGCGCTGCTGCGCCATGTGCTGGTGCAGGTGCGCAACAAGGGCTGGAAGGTCGGTAACGTCGACGCCACTATCGTCGCCCAGGCGCCGAAGATGGCCCCGCATATCGAGACCATGCGTGCGCTGATCGCCGAAGACCTCGGCGTCGAACTGGACCAGGTCAACGTCAAGGCCACCACCACCGAGAAGCTCGGTTTCACCGGTCGCGAGGAGGGGATTGCGGTTCACGCAGTCGCCCTGTTGCTGAAGGCATGA
- the recA gene encoding recombinase RecA, translating into MDENKKRALSAALGQIEKQFGKGAVMRMGDHDRQAIPAISTGSLGLDIALGIGGLPKGRIVEIYGPESSGKTTLTLSVIAEAQKMGATCAFVDAEHALDPDYAGKLGVNVDDLLVSQPDTGEQALEITDMLVRSNAVDVIIVDSVAALVPKAEIEGEMGDSHVGLQARLMSQALRKITGNIKNANCLVIFINQIRMKIGVMFGSPETTTGGNALKFYASVRLDIRRIGAVKEGEEVVGSETRVKVVKNKVAPPFRQAEFQILYGKGIYRNGEIIDLGVQQGILEKSGAWYSYQGNKIGQGKANSAKYLEDNPEVGKAVEKLIREQLLNRDAVKPDAASAKEVAETEADF; encoded by the coding sequence ATGGACGAGAACAAGAAGCGTGCTTTGTCGGCTGCCCTGGGCCAGATCGAGAAGCAGTTCGGCAAGGGCGCGGTCATGCGCATGGGCGATCATGATCGCCAGGCCATTCCGGCTATTTCCACCGGCTCCCTCGGCCTGGATATCGCTCTCGGCATCGGCGGCCTGCCCAAGGGCCGTATCGTGGAAATCTACGGTCCGGAGTCTTCGGGCAAGACGACCCTCACCCTGTCCGTGATCGCCGAAGCCCAGAAGATGGGCGCCACCTGCGCCTTCGTCGACGCTGAACACGCACTCGATCCGGACTACGCCGGCAAGCTCGGCGTGAACGTCGACGACCTGCTGGTTTCCCAGCCGGACACCGGCGAACAGGCCCTGGAAATCACCGACATGCTGGTGCGTTCCAATGCCGTTGACGTGATCATCGTCGACTCCGTCGCGGCTCTCGTGCCCAAGGCCGAGATCGAAGGCGAGATGGGCGACTCCCACGTTGGTCTGCAAGCCCGCCTCATGTCCCAGGCGCTGCGCAAGATCACCGGCAACATCAAGAACGCCAACTGCCTGGTCATCTTCATCAACCAGATCCGTATGAAGATCGGCGTGATGTTCGGTAGCCCGGAAACCACCACCGGTGGTAACGCCCTGAAGTTCTACGCCTCCGTCCGCCTCGACATCCGTCGCATCGGCGCGGTGAAGGAAGGCGAGGAAGTGGTGGGTAGCGAAACCCGCGTCAAGGTCGTGAAGAACAAGGTCGCTCCGCCTTTCCGTCAGGCCGAGTTCCAGATCCTCTACGGCAAGGGCATCTACCGCAACGGCGAGATCATCGATCTGGGCGTACAGCAGGGCATCCTGGAGAAATCCGGCGCCTGGTACAGCTACCAGGGCAACAAGATCGGCCAGGGCAAGGCCAATTCCGCCAAGTACCTGGAAGACAATCCTGAAGTGGGCAAGGCCGTCGAGAAGCTGATTCGCGAGCAACTGCTCAATCGCGATGCAGTCAAGCCTGATGCCGCTTCCGCCAAGGAAGTCGCTGAAACCGAAGCCGACTTCTAA
- a CDS encoding peptidoglycan DD-metalloendopeptidase family protein, protein MSLAIRQRISMGSTRGLLSVVAVGLLLAGCASSPPGGVQVVDRDGRAAAQQRQPVTTGQYRVQRGDTLYSIAFRFGWDWKALAARNNIPAPYVIRPGQTIRFDGQSNSAPVRSVATAPVVTTPPPKQPTTQPSQPAQNQPTKPVPPPVATTPATTPTLPVTRSATGWAWPANGAMIGRFSSNGSLNKGIDIAGELGQPVLAASDGSVVYAGSGLRGYGELVIIKHSDTYVSAYGHNRRLLVREGQQVKVGQTIAEMGSTGTDRVKLHFEIRRQGKPVDPLQYLPRR, encoded by the coding sequence ATGAGCCTGGCCATTAGGCAGAGGATCAGCATGGGAAGCACACGAGGACTGTTGTCCGTCGTTGCCGTCGGCTTGTTGCTGGCAGGGTGCGCCAGCTCGCCGCCTGGCGGTGTGCAGGTGGTCGACCGCGATGGCCGTGCCGCTGCCCAGCAGCGCCAGCCGGTGACCACGGGTCAGTACCGTGTCCAGCGGGGCGACACACTCTATTCCATTGCCTTCCGTTTCGGCTGGGACTGGAAGGCCCTGGCTGCCCGCAACAACATTCCCGCGCCCTATGTGATCCGTCCGGGGCAGACGATCCGCTTCGACGGGCAGTCCAATTCCGCTCCGGTACGTTCCGTTGCGACAGCGCCTGTCGTCACTACGCCACCGCCAAAGCAGCCCACTACGCAGCCGAGCCAGCCGGCTCAGAATCAGCCCACCAAGCCCGTGCCGCCACCTGTCGCGACCACGCCGGCAACGACTCCGACCTTGCCTGTAACCCGCTCAGCGACTGGCTGGGCGTGGCCTGCGAACGGCGCGATGATCGGCCGTTTTTCCTCAAACGGTAGTTTGAATAAAGGGATTGATATAGCAGGTGAATTAGGCCAGCCTGTTTTGGCTGCATCGGATGGTTCCGTTGTTTACGCCGGGAGTGGATTACGGGGCTACGGCGAATTGGTGATCATCAAGCACAGCGATACCTACGTAAGCGCCTATGGTCACAACCGCAGGCTGCTGGTACGGGAAGGACAGCAGGTCAAGGTCGGACAGACCATTGCAGAGATGGGCTCAACGGGTACTGACCGGGTGAAGCTTCACTTTGAAATTCGCCGCCAAGGTAAGCCTGTAGATCCACTGCAATATCTGCCTCGTCGTTGA
- a CDS encoding protein-L-isoaspartate(D-aspartate) O-methyltransferase has product MTSQRTRERLIQRLYEEGLSNAHVLETIRRTPRHLFVDEALAHRAYEDTALPIGHNQTISQPYMVARMSELLLAAGPLDKVLEIGTGSGYQTAILAQLVERVFSVERIQSLQDRAKERLVELNLRNVVFRWGDGWEGWSALAPYNGIIVTAGAAEVPQALLDQLAPGGRLVIPVGAGDVQQLMLIIREEQGFSRHVLDAVRFVPLLNGPLA; this is encoded by the coding sequence ATGACTTCCCAGCGCACTCGCGAGCGTCTGATCCAGCGCCTCTATGAGGAAGGGCTGTCCAACGCCCATGTGTTGGAAACCATCCGTCGCACGCCACGTCATCTGTTCGTCGACGAGGCGCTGGCGCATCGCGCCTATGAAGATACGGCGCTGCCCATCGGGCACAACCAGACCATCTCCCAGCCGTACATGGTGGCCCGCATGAGCGAGCTGCTGCTGGCGGCAGGGCCGTTGGACAAGGTGCTGGAGATCGGTACCGGCTCCGGCTACCAGACCGCCATCCTGGCGCAGCTGGTGGAGCGGGTGTTCTCCGTCGAGCGCATCCAGAGCCTGCAGGATCGCGCCAAGGAGCGCCTGGTCGAGCTCAACCTGCGCAATGTGGTGTTCCGCTGGGGTGATGGCTGGGAGGGCTGGTCCGCACTGGCGCCCTACAACGGCATCATCGTCACCGCCGGCGCCGCCGAGGTGCCTCAGGCATTGCTGGATCAACTGGCTCCTGGTGGGCGCTTGGTCATTCCGGTGGGCGCGGGCGACGTTCAGCAACTGATGTTGATCATCCGCGAGGAGCAGGGCTTCTCGCGCCATGTGCTGGATGCCGTGCGCTTCGTGCCGCTGCTCAATGGGCCGCTCGCCTGA
- a CDS encoding CinA family protein: MSDIDSRLTELAARLGDSLRELAAQVTTAESCTGGGIAEAITRIPGSSAWFEAGYVTYSNRQKTRQLDVPEELFGRVGAVSREVVEAMAQGARLASGARFAVAVSGVAGPDGGSAEKPVGTVWLAWADGDSLSSCRCRFDGDRQAVRQQTVARALDGLIRLAAGEKASEG; the protein is encoded by the coding sequence ATGTCCGATATCGATTCACGGCTGACCGAGCTCGCTGCCCGCCTGGGCGATTCGTTGCGTGAGCTCGCTGCCCAGGTGACCACAGCCGAATCCTGCACCGGGGGAGGTATCGCCGAGGCGATCACTCGCATTCCCGGCAGCTCGGCCTGGTTCGAGGCCGGTTACGTCACCTATTCCAATCGTCAGAAGACCCGGCAACTGGATGTACCCGAAGAGCTGTTCGGTCGCGTAGGCGCAGTCAGCCGCGAAGTGGTCGAAGCGATGGCGCAGGGGGCCCGGCTCGCCAGTGGTGCGCGTTTCGCCGTGGCGGTCAGTGGGGTGGCAGGGCCTGATGGCGGCTCGGCGGAGAAGCCGGTGGGCACGGTCTGGCTGGCCTGGGCCGATGGCGATTCCTTGTCTTCGTGCCGTTGCCGGTTCGATGGCGATCGACAGGCCGTTCGCCAGCAGACGGTCGCCAGGGCCCTGGATGGGCTTATCCGACTAGCTGCAGGAGAAAAAGCGTCCGAGGGGTAG
- the truD gene encoding tRNA pseudouridine(13) synthase TruD produces the protein MNELELLGPRAYGEPLGQAVLKAIAEDFQVDEVLDIPLAGEGEHLWLWVEKRELNTEEAARRIARAAGVPVRTISYAGLKDRQALTRQWFSLHLPGKADPDLSAAENSSLRILKSARHKRKLQRGAHSANGFTLRLTRLAADHEALDARLTAMAAGGVPNYFGLQRFGHGGGNVVDARAFAERRELPEQRNLRSRLLSAGRSYLFNRVLAERVASGSWNRAEVGDLLAFTDKRSFFMAGEEECRDPRLVILDLHPTGALWGEGPSPAGGDSAAREQALADAEPALRDWLADAGMAHERRILRLPIGGLTWHYPEPDVLQLEFVLPAGCFATAVVRELVDLVPAGQTDNPCVF, from the coding sequence ATGAACGAACTCGAACTGCTGGGCCCGCGTGCCTATGGGGAGCCCCTGGGGCAGGCCGTGCTCAAGGCCATCGCCGAAGACTTCCAGGTCGACGAAGTGCTGGACATCCCCCTCGCCGGCGAAGGCGAACACCTGTGGCTGTGGGTGGAGAAGCGCGAGCTGAACACCGAGGAGGCCGCACGGCGCATCGCCCGTGCCGCCGGAGTGCCGGTGCGTACCATCAGCTACGCCGGCCTGAAGGATCGCCAGGCACTGACCCGCCAGTGGTTCAGCCTGCACCTGCCGGGCAAGGCCGACCCGGATCTTTCCGCTGCCGAGAACTCGAGCCTGCGCATCCTCAAAAGCGCCCGCCACAAGCGCAAGCTGCAACGCGGCGCGCACTCGGCCAACGGTTTTACCCTGCGCCTCACGCGCCTGGCCGCTGACCATGAGGCCCTGGATGCACGGCTGACCGCGATGGCTGCCGGCGGTGTGCCCAACTACTTCGGCCTGCAGCGCTTCGGCCATGGCGGTGGCAATGTCGTCGACGCCCGTGCCTTTGCCGAGCGGCGTGAGCTGCCGGAGCAGCGCAACCTGCGTTCACGTCTGCTGTCGGCCGGGCGTAGCTACCTGTTCAACCGCGTGCTCGCCGAGCGTGTCGCCAGCGGCAGCTGGAACCGTGCCGAAGTCGGCGACCTGCTGGCCTTTACCGACAAGCGCAGCTTCTTCATGGCCGGCGAGGAGGAGTGCCGGGACCCGCGCCTGGTGATCCTCGACCTGCATCCGACCGGTGCCCTGTGGGGCGAAGGCCCGTCCCCGGCGGGCGGCGACAGTGCCGCGCGCGAGCAGGCGCTGGCCGATGCCGAGCCCGCCTTGCGCGACTGGTTGGCGGATGCGGGCATGGCGCACGAACGGCGCATCCTCCGCCTCCCCATCGGCGGCCTTACGTGGCATTATCCCGAGCCTGACGTTCTGCAACTGGAATTCGTCCTGCCGGCTGGATGCTTCGCTACCGCAGTGGTTCGCGAGCTTGTCGATCTGGTGCCGGCAGGGCAGACGGACAACCCATGCGTATTCTGA
- the surE gene encoding 5'/3'-nucleotidase SurE has product MRILISNDDGVNAPGLAALHAALESYADCVVIAPDQDKSGASSSLTLDRPLCPQRLDNGYISINGTPTDCVHLGLNGLLEQTPDMVVSGINLGANLGDDVLYSGTVAAALEGRFLGLPAFAFSLLSRQPENLATAAHFARKLVEGHAQLDLPPRTVLNVNVPNLPLDRIRGIQVTRLGHRARAAAPVKVVNPRGKEGYWIAVAGDAEDGGPGTDFHAVMQGYVSITPLQLDRTFTQGLDSLEGSLGRLF; this is encoded by the coding sequence ATGCGTATTCTGATTTCCAACGACGACGGGGTGAATGCACCCGGCCTCGCCGCCCTGCATGCTGCGCTAGAAAGTTATGCCGATTGCGTGGTCATCGCCCCTGACCAGGACAAGAGCGGTGCCAGCAGCTCGCTCACCCTGGATCGGCCGCTGTGCCCGCAGCGCCTCGACAACGGCTACATCAGCATCAACGGTACGCCCACCGATTGCGTGCACCTCGGGCTCAACGGCCTGCTGGAGCAGACGCCGGACATGGTGGTTTCCGGTATCAACCTTGGTGCCAACCTGGGTGACGACGTGCTTTATTCCGGCACGGTCGCGGCTGCTCTCGAGGGCCGCTTCCTCGGGCTGCCGGCGTTCGCCTTCTCGCTGCTTTCGCGGCAGCCGGAGAACCTCGCCACTGCCGCGCATTTCGCTCGCAAGCTGGTCGAGGGGCATGCCCAGCTCGATCTGCCGCCGCGTACCGTGCTCAACGTGAACGTCCCCAACCTGCCGCTGGATCGCATCCGCGGCATCCAGGTGACCCGCCTCGGCCATCGCGCCCGTGCGGCGGCGCCGGTCAAGGTGGTCAACCCGCGGGGCAAGGAAGGTTATTGGATCGCGGTCGCCGGCGACGCCGAGGATGGCGGCCCGGGTACCGACTTCCATGCGGTGATGCAGGGCTACGTCTCCATCACGCCGTTGCAGCTGGACCGTACGTTCACCCAGGGCCTCGACAGCCTCGAAGGCTCACTGGGGAGGCTGTTCTGA
- the fdxA gene encoding ferredoxin FdxA, producing the protein MTFVVTDNCIKCKYTDCVEVCPVDCFYEGPNFLVIHPDECIDCALCEPECPAQAIFSEDEVPEDMQEFIELNRDLAEVWPNITEKKDALADAEEWDGVKGKLPQLER; encoded by the coding sequence ATGACCTTCGTCGTCACCGACAACTGCATCAAATGCAAATACACTGACTGTGTGGAAGTCTGTCCGGTGGACTGCTTCTACGAAGGCCCGAACTTCCTGGTCATTCACCCGGACGAGTGCATCGACTGCGCACTGTGCGAACCCGAATGCCCGGCCCAGGCCATCTTCTCCGAGGACGAAGTTCCGGAGGATATGCAGGAGTTCATCGAGCTCAACCGTGATCTCGCTGAAGTCTGGCCGAACATCACCGAGAAGAAAGACGCCCTGGCAGACGCCGAAGAGTGGGATGGCGTCAAAGGCAAGCTCCCGCAACTGGAGCGCTGA
- the fghA gene encoding S-formylglutathione hydrolase, which translates to MTLEIVSSNKSFGGWHKRYRHRSTTLNCDMVFAVYLPPQAEQGTKLPVLYWLSGLTCSDENFMQKAGAHRLAAELGLIIVAPDTSPRGTDVPGDPDGAWDFGLGAGFYLNATQEPWARNYRMHDYVVQELPALIEANFPVSDKRGISGHSMGGHGALVCALRNPGRYQSLSAFAPIVNPMACPWGEKAFSRYLGDDRSRWREWDACALIAEAGERLPILVDQGDRDDFLVNQLKPEALQAAAKAADHPLTLRLQPGYDHSYYFIASFIDDHLRHHAAALKG; encoded by the coding sequence ATGACCCTTGAAATCGTTTCCAGCAACAAGAGCTTTGGCGGTTGGCACAAGCGTTATCGCCACCGCTCCACCACGCTCAACTGCGACATGGTCTTCGCCGTCTACCTGCCGCCCCAGGCCGAGCAGGGCACGAAGCTGCCGGTGCTGTACTGGCTGTCGGGGCTGACCTGCAGCGACGAGAACTTCATGCAGAAGGCCGGTGCCCATCGCCTGGCCGCCGAGCTGGGGCTGATCATCGTCGCCCCGGACACCAGCCCGCGCGGTACCGATGTGCCGGGTGACCCGGACGGTGCCTGGGACTTCGGTCTCGGTGCCGGTTTCTACCTCAACGCCACCCAGGAACCCTGGGCGCGCAACTACCGGATGCATGACTACGTGGTGCAGGAGCTGCCGGCGCTGATCGAGGCCAACTTCCCGGTCTCGGATAAACGTGGCATCAGTGGGCATTCCATGGGCGGCCATGGCGCGCTGGTCTGCGCGCTGCGCAACCCGGGGCGCTATCAGTCGCTGTCGGCCTTCGCGCCCATCGTCAACCCGATGGCGTGCCCCTGGGGCGAGAAGGCGTTTTCCCGCTACCTCGGCGATGACCGCTCGCGCTGGCGCGAATGGGATGCCTGTGCCCTGATCGCCGAGGCGGGCGAGCGCCTGCCTATCCTGGTGGACCAGGGCGACCGCGATGATTTCCTGGTCAACCAGCTCAAGCCCGAGGCGCTGCAGGCCGCCGCCAAGGCTGCCGATCATCCGCTGACGCTGCGCCTGCAGCCGGGCTACGACCATAGCTACTACTTCATCGCCAGCTTCATCGACGATCACCTGCGGCACCACGCCGCTGCGTTGAAAGGCTGA